The following are encoded in a window of Brachyhypopomus gauderio isolate BG-103 chromosome 18, BGAUD_0.2, whole genome shotgun sequence genomic DNA:
- the LOC143481736 gene encoding NACHT, LRR and PYD domains-containing protein 12-like isoform X5 produces MDDEEDQSSVRALSLEITLHVLRNMNQTDLANTLQTKVVHIYQQKLKHKLVEKFKRINEGVSHHGSSTLLNEIYTDLYITEGGSGDVNNEHEVRQIETASRRPATQETPIKFNDLFKDKPIRTVLTKGVAGIGKTVSVQKFILDWAEGRNNQDVLFIFPLLFRELNLMKEKQFSLMDLLHHFFPETKQLEFMDCDTYKVIFIFDGLDECRLPLDFQNNESLWDVTELTSVDVLLTNLIKGNLLPSALLWITSRPAATNQIPPECIDQVTEVRGFSDPQKEEYFRKRISDQILANRIISHMKSSRSLYIMCHIPVFCWIAATVLETMLGEAESGEIPKTLTQMFTHFLIFHIKHKDRKYHSKTDADIDQTRNIVLALGKLAFQQLAKGNLIFYEEDLRECGIDVKEVSVYSGVCTQIFREESVLHLGKVFSFVHLSVQEFLAALYAFISFISNNTNVLDQKKKRLFKRSAMSVFLKNTVDKALQSENGHLDLFLRFLLGLSLESNQTLLRGLLTQTGSSSHSKEDTVKYIKEKIRENPSPEKSINLFHCLNELKDNYLVQEVQTYLSSGSYLCLHGASFSPDQWSALVFVLLNSEEELNEFKLRKYDPSEKCLLRLLPVVTASRKADLSDCSITEEGCVALCSALRSNPSSHLRELNLDFNKPGDSGVKQLSDLLKDPNCTLEKLHLWGCSITEEGCASLSSALRSNPSSHLRELNLNLKEPGDSGVKQLSALLEDPHCKLEKLHLSWCSFPEEGCAALASALRSNPSSHLRELNLTFNEPGDSGVKQLSALLEDPHCKLEKLQLANCSITEEGCAALCSALRSNPSSHLRELNLNLNEPGDSGVKQLSALLEDLHCTLEILDLSDCSITEEGCAALCSALRSNPSSHLRELNLNLNKPGDSGVKQLSALLEDPHCTLEKLHLSECSITEEGCAALCSALRSNPSSQLRELNLEYNEPGDSGVKQLSALLKDPHCTLEILHLSDCSIREEGCAALCSALRSNPSSHLRELNLYYNEPGDSGVKQLLDLLEDPHCALEKLENKQDRVRERARESIQTL; encoded by the exons ATGGATGATGAGGAGGATCAGAGCAGTGTCAGAGCACTGTCTCTGGAGATCACACTACACGTCCTGAGgaacatgaaccagacagacctcgctaacacactacagacca aGGTGGTCCATAtatatcagcaaaagctcaaACACAAACTGGTGGAGAAATTTAAAAGAATTAATGAAGGAGTCTCACATCATGGAAGCTCGACCcttctgaatgagatctacacagatctctacatcacagagggagggagtggagacgtcaataatgaacatgaggtgagacagattgagacagcatccaggagaccagcaactcaggagacacccatcaaatttaatgacctctttaaagacaaacccatcagaacagtgctgactaaaggagttgctggaattgggaaaacagtctctgtgcagaagtTCATTCTGGACTGGGCTGAAGGAAGAAACAATCAGGACGTtctcttcatatttccacttctTTTTAGGGAGTTGAATTTAATGAAGGAGAAACAGTTCAGTTTGATGGATCTGCTTCATCACTTTTTCCCAGAAACAAAACAATTAGAATTCATGGACTGTGATACTTACAAAGTCATTttcatctttgatggtctggatgaatgtcgacttcctctagatttccagAACAATGAGAGTTTGTGGGATGTAACAGAGTTgacctcagtggatgtgctgctgacaaacctcatcaaggggaatttgcttccctctgctctcctctggataacctctcgaccagcagcaaccaatcagatccctcctgagtGTATTGACCAGGTAACAGAGGTACGAGGGTTTAGTGAccctcagaaagaggagtacttcaggaagagaatcagtgaTCAGATCTTGGCCAATAGAATCATttcacacatgaagtcatcaagaagcctctacatcatgtgccacattccagtcttctgttggattgcagccactgttctagagacaatgttgggtgaagcagagagtggagagatccccaagactctgactcagatgttcacacacttcctgatctttcacatcaaacacaaggacAGAAAATACCATAGCAAAACTGATGCTGATATTGACCAGACTAGAAATATTGTTctggcactgggaaaactggctttccaacagctggcaaagggcaacctgatcttctatgaggaagacctgagagagtgtGGCATTGATGTCAAAGAAGTGTCAGTGTATTCAGGAGTGTGTACCcagatcttcagagaggagtctgtgctgcacctggggaaggtgttcagctttgtgcatctgagtgttcaggagtttctggctgctttatatgcatttatctccttcatctccaacaacacaaatgtACTGGACCAGAAAAAGAAAAGACTCTTTAAAAGGTCAGCAATGTCTGTCTTCCTTAAGAACAcagtggacaaggccttacagagtgagaatggacacctggaccttttcctccgcttccttctgggtctctcactggagtccaatcagactctcttacgaggcctactgacacagacaggaagcagctctcACAGCAAAGAGGACACAGTCAAGTACATCAAGGAGAAGATCAGGGAGAATCCCTCTCCAGAGAAAtccatcaatctgttccactgCCTGAATGAACTGAAGGATAATTATCTAGTGCAGGAGGTCCAAACATACCTTAGCAGTGGAAGTTACCTTTGTCTCCATGGAGCCAGTTTCTCTCCTGAtcagtggtcagctctggtgtttgtgttgctgaactcAGAGGAGGAGCTGAATGAATTTAAGCTGAGGAAATATGACCCATCAGAGAAATGTCTACTGAGATTGTTGCCAGTGGTTACAGCATCCAGAAAAGCTGA tctgtctgactgcagtattacagaggaaggctgtgttgctctgtgttcagctctgaggtcaaacccctcatcacacctaaGAGAGCTGAATCTCGACTTTAATAAACcgggagactcaggagtgaagcagctctctgatcTACTGAAGGATCCaaactgtacactggagaaactaca TTTGTGGGGCTGCAGTATTACAGAAGAAGGCTGTGCTTCTCTGTCTTCAGCTCTGagatcaaacccctcatcacacctaagagagctgaatctgaacctcaaagaaccaggagactcaggagtgaagcagctctctgctctactggaggatccacactgtaaactggagaaactgcA tctgtcttggTGCAGTTttccagaggaaggctgtgccgctctggcttcagctctgaggtcaaacccctcatcacacctgagagagctgaacctGACCTTCAATGAACccggagactcaggagtgaagcagctctctgctctactggaggatccacactgtaaactggagaaactaca gTTGGCtaactgcagtattacagaggaaggctgtgctgctctgtgttcagctctgaggtcaaacccctcatcacacctgagagagctgaatctgaacctcaatgaaccaggagactcaggagtgaagcagctctctgctctactggaggatctaCACTGCACACTGGAGATACTAGA tctgtctgactgcagtattacagaggaaggttgtgctgctctgtgttcagctctgaggtcaaacccttcatcacacctgagagagcttaATCTGAAcctcaataaaccaggagactcaggagtgaagcagctttctgctctactggaggatccacactgtacactggagaaactaca tctgtctgagtgcagtattacagaggaaggttgtgctgctctgtgttcagctctgaggtcaaacccctcatcacagctgagagagctgaattTGGAGtacaatgaaccaggagactcaggagtgaagcagctctctgctctgctgaaggatccacactgtacactggagatatTACA tctgtctgactgcagtattagagaggaaggctgtgctgctctttgttcagctctgaggtcaaacccctcatcacacctgagagagctgaatctgtactacaatgaaccaggagactcaggagtgaagcagctcttagatctactggaggatccacactgtgcactggagaaactaga AAACAAGCAagacagagtcagagagagagcgagagagag TATCCAGACACTATGA
- the LOC143481736 gene encoding NACHT, LRR and PYD domains-containing protein 12-like isoform X4 — MISQMSLSQKRHKKKGKSLIKGNRFKSPEPSCVTMKSDTSLDCPYNFREGDILNVLSEQKEKLVLPYGKPVSIFKDLEHKVIMDDEEDQSSVRALSLEITLHVLRNMNQTDLANTLQTKVVHIYQQKLKHKLVEKFKRINEGVSHHGSSTLLNEIYTDLYITEGGSGDVNNEHEVRQIETASRRPATQETPIKFNDLFKDKPIRTVLTKGVAGIGKTVSVQKFILDWAEGRNNQDVLFIFPLLFRELNLMKEKQFSLMDLLHHFFPETKQLEFMDCDTYKVIFIFDGLDECRLPLDFQNNESLWDVTELTSVDVLLTNLIKGNLLPSALLWITSRPAATNQIPPECIDQVTEVRGFSDPQKEEYFRKRISDQILANRIISHMKSSRSLYIMCHIPVFCWIAATVLETMLGEAESGEIPKTLTQMFTHFLIFHIKHKDRKYHSKTDADIDQTRNIVLALGKLAFQQLAKGNLIFYEEDLRECGIDVKEVSVYSGVCTQIFREESVLHLGKVFSFVHLSVQEFLAALYAFISFISNNTNVLDQKKKRLFKRSAMSVFLKNTVDKALQSENGHLDLFLRFLLGLSLESNQTLLRGLLTQTGSSSHSKEDTVKYIKEKIRENPSPEKSINLFHCLNELKDNYLVQEVQTYLSSGSYLCLHGASFSPDQWSALVFVLLNSEEELNEFKLRKYDPSEKCLLRLLPVVTASRKADLSDCSITEEGCVALCSALRSNPSSHLRELNLDFNKPGDSGVKQLSDLLKDPNCTLEKLHLWGCSITEEGCASLSSALRSNPSSHLRELNLNLKEPGDSGVKQLSALLEDPHCKLEKLHLSWCSFPEEGCAALASALRSNPSSHLRELNLTFNEPGDSGVKQLSALLEDPHCKLEKLQLANCSITEEGCAALCSALRSNPSSHLRELNLNLNEPGDSGVKQLSALLEDLHCTLEILDLSDCSITEEGCAALCSALRSNPSSHLRELNLNLNKPGDSGVKQLSALLEDPHCTLEKLHLSECSITEEGCAALCSALRSNPSSQLRELNLEYNEPGDSGVKQLSALLKDPHCTLEILHLSDCSIREEGCAALCSALRSNPSSHLRELNLYYNEPGDSGVKQLLDLLEDPHCALEKLENKQDRVRERARESIQTL; from the exons TGAACAAAAGGAGAAATTAGTGCTTCCCTACGGAAAACCTGTGTCCATATTCAAG GATCTGGAGCACAAAGTCATCATGGATGATGAGGAGGATCAGAGCAGTGTCAGAGCACTGTCTCTGGAGATCACACTACACGTCCTGAGgaacatgaaccagacagacctcgctaacacactacagacca aGGTGGTCCATAtatatcagcaaaagctcaaACACAAACTGGTGGAGAAATTTAAAAGAATTAATGAAGGAGTCTCACATCATGGAAGCTCGACCcttctgaatgagatctacacagatctctacatcacagagggagggagtggagacgtcaataatgaacatgaggtgagacagattgagacagcatccaggagaccagcaactcaggagacacccatcaaatttaatgacctctttaaagacaaacccatcagaacagtgctgactaaaggagttgctggaattgggaaaacagtctctgtgcagaagtTCATTCTGGACTGGGCTGAAGGAAGAAACAATCAGGACGTtctcttcatatttccacttctTTTTAGGGAGTTGAATTTAATGAAGGAGAAACAGTTCAGTTTGATGGATCTGCTTCATCACTTTTTCCCAGAAACAAAACAATTAGAATTCATGGACTGTGATACTTACAAAGTCATTttcatctttgatggtctggatgaatgtcgacttcctctagatttccagAACAATGAGAGTTTGTGGGATGTAACAGAGTTgacctcagtggatgtgctgctgacaaacctcatcaaggggaatttgcttccctctgctctcctctggataacctctcgaccagcagcaaccaatcagatccctcctgagtGTATTGACCAGGTAACAGAGGTACGAGGGTTTAGTGAccctcagaaagaggagtacttcaggaagagaatcagtgaTCAGATCTTGGCCAATAGAATCATttcacacatgaagtcatcaagaagcctctacatcatgtgccacattccagtcttctgttggattgcagccactgttctagagacaatgttgggtgaagcagagagtggagagatccccaagactctgactcagatgttcacacacttcctgatctttcacatcaaacacaaggacAGAAAATACCATAGCAAAACTGATGCTGATATTGACCAGACTAGAAATATTGTTctggcactgggaaaactggctttccaacagctggcaaagggcaacctgatcttctatgaggaagacctgagagagtgtGGCATTGATGTCAAAGAAGTGTCAGTGTATTCAGGAGTGTGTACCcagatcttcagagaggagtctgtgctgcacctggggaaggtgttcagctttgtgcatctgagtgttcaggagtttctggctgctttatatgcatttatctccttcatctccaacaacacaaatgtACTGGACCAGAAAAAGAAAAGACTCTTTAAAAGGTCAGCAATGTCTGTCTTCCTTAAGAACAcagtggacaaggccttacagagtgagaatggacacctggaccttttcctccgcttccttctgggtctctcactggagtccaatcagactctcttacgaggcctactgacacagacaggaagcagctctcACAGCAAAGAGGACACAGTCAAGTACATCAAGGAGAAGATCAGGGAGAATCCCTCTCCAGAGAAAtccatcaatctgttccactgCCTGAATGAACTGAAGGATAATTATCTAGTGCAGGAGGTCCAAACATACCTTAGCAGTGGAAGTTACCTTTGTCTCCATGGAGCCAGTTTCTCTCCTGAtcagtggtcagctctggtgtttgtgttgctgaactcAGAGGAGGAGCTGAATGAATTTAAGCTGAGGAAATATGACCCATCAGAGAAATGTCTACTGAGATTGTTGCCAGTGGTTACAGCATCCAGAAAAGCTGA tctgtctgactgcagtattacagaggaaggctgtgttgctctgtgttcagctctgaggtcaaacccctcatcacacctaaGAGAGCTGAATCTCGACTTTAATAAACcgggagactcaggagtgaagcagctctctgatcTACTGAAGGATCCaaactgtacactggagaaactaca TTTGTGGGGCTGCAGTATTACAGAAGAAGGCTGTGCTTCTCTGTCTTCAGCTCTGagatcaaacccctcatcacacctaagagagctgaatctgaacctcaaagaaccaggagactcaggagtgaagcagctctctgctctactggaggatccacactgtaaactggagaaactgcA tctgtcttggTGCAGTTttccagaggaaggctgtgccgctctggcttcagctctgaggtcaaacccctcatcacacctgagagagctgaacctGACCTTCAATGAACccggagactcaggagtgaagcagctctctgctctactggaggatccacactgtaaactggagaaactaca gTTGGCtaactgcagtattacagaggaaggctgtgctgctctgtgttcagctctgaggtcaaacccctcatcacacctgagagagctgaatctgaacctcaatgaaccaggagactcaggagtgaagcagctctctgctctactggaggatctaCACTGCACACTGGAGATACTAGA tctgtctgactgcagtattacagaggaaggttgtgctgctctgtgttcagctctgaggtcaaacccttcatcacacctgagagagcttaATCTGAAcctcaataaaccaggagactcaggagtgaagcagctttctgctctactggaggatccacactgtacactggagaaactaca tctgtctgagtgcagtattacagaggaaggttgtgctgctctgtgttcagctctgaggtcaaacccctcatcacagctgagagagctgaattTGGAGtacaatgaaccaggagactcaggagtgaagcagctctctgctctgctgaaggatccacactgtacactggagatatTACA tctgtctgactgcagtattagagaggaaggctgtgctgctctttgttcagctctgaggtcaaacccctcatcacacctgagagagctgaatctgtactacaatgaaccaggagactcaggagtgaagcagctcttagatctactggaggatccacactgtgcactggagaaactaga AAACAAGCAagacagagtcagagagagagcgagagagag TATCCAGACACTATGA